A stretch of the Neisseria sp. DTU_2020_1000833_1_SI_GRL_NUU_006 genome encodes the following:
- a CDS encoding L,D-transpeptidase → MKKILFSTSLAALAAYATANTPVPDVSPVSQGQHVVINIPQQRLFLYTDGQLTKIYPVAVGKAMTQTNLGEHKIGAKAFNPTWHIPKSIQKERGDGVKSVPPGPNNPLGPVFVRLGDPKFSLGIHGTNAPASVPGVRSHGCVRMKSPDALEFAKTIATGAPASVIYQLASLNEDANKNLWLAAYRDPYNKKNLDTDALKKSIAAWAKAHGKTINAARIDAILKARTGAANCLTCAKGVKLKTPLKSLAWMSGSSAFSKPKVMPKPAPVKDEVLPAGSEIEIDAEDTPTPKAASEYSPSKPKAAEYNPPPAASTPSYPKYDLPADGDPTSLLF, encoded by the coding sequence ATGAAAAAAATTCTCTTCAGTACAAGCCTTGCAGCTTTGGCCGCCTACGCAACTGCCAACACACCTGTTCCTGATGTTTCCCCCGTCTCACAAGGTCAACATGTTGTCATCAACATTCCGCAACAGCGTCTGTTCCTCTATACCGACGGACAATTAACAAAAATTTATCCCGTTGCTGTCGGCAAAGCCATGACCCAAACCAACCTTGGGGAACACAAAATCGGAGCCAAAGCTTTTAATCCTACTTGGCACATTCCGAAATCTATTCAAAAAGAACGCGGAGACGGCGTCAAATCCGTACCGCCCGGCCCCAATAATCCTCTGGGTCCTGTCTTTGTCCGCTTGGGCGATCCGAAATTCAGTTTGGGCATTCACGGCACGAACGCGCCTGCCAGCGTACCGGGCGTCCGTAGCCACGGTTGTGTGCGCATGAAGTCTCCGGATGCGCTTGAATTTGCAAAAACCATCGCAACCGGCGCCCCTGCTTCCGTCATTTACCAACTTGCCAGCCTCAACGAAGATGCCAATAAAAATCTTTGGCTGGCTGCATATCGCGATCCTTACAATAAAAAGAACCTCGATACCGATGCTCTGAAAAAAAGTATTGCCGCCTGGGCTAAGGCGCACGGCAAAACGATTAATGCCGCCCGTATCGATGCAATTTTGAAGGCGCGTACCGGAGCGGCAAACTGTTTGACCTGTGCTAAAGGCGTCAAATTGAAAACCCCGCTGAAATCCTTGGCATGGATGAGCGGCTCAAGTGCCTTCAGCAAACCGAAAGTCATGCCGAAACCAGCCCCGGTGAAAGATGAAGTATTACCCGCCGGTTCTGAAATCGAAATAGATGCCGAAGATACTCCGACTCCGAAAGCGGCTTCGGAATACTCACCAAGCAAACCCAAAGCTGCCGAATACAATCCCCCACCGGCGGCTTCTACACCTTCCTATCCCAAATATGATCTGCCGGCAGACGGAGATCCTACTTCATTGCTGTTTTAA
- a CDS encoding 23S rRNA methyltransferase, with translation MFLDYSLLIVLLALLLVVLLFIRFKQSGTTHKKTTKVAKSSIHHNKPNQKDEDVVTPDWMDQVNQSVSNTEQQDWEWGGGETSGSTASVSAQEVDPLTEYQVYKQFGYESKAAESLAGYLNGLGDGAPEKLVHELIGLSLRVGNIDMLADALEKHGLVLSEESLAEYVKVGLMTEPTHLRLRVLAEERLRWSLQEIERRIGETSGIEDSPESDSTSSDDVQHTSPTSQASKRSLIVLGKKEFNDITPEEMGAVIGFVKPEHGAKILKDKVDYKTAVQQYNRAIQTSPKPASLIIDALKLDYQNEEIGQFAQHLWKLYHSLGQYGRQVKERMLGWGYSLGYHEVFDDLEKGPNENRVKEIGLARGYLQPTSLQMKAKYRDLVQKDSSVISMNSSPADEALKEVESLLMYGQLDLAVDTLEQAVLQYPQESQLYIMLFDLYERVEDWARLEHFLRILRERVVSLPEEVILAMSRLLQRVNQYSKK, from the coding sequence GTGTTCTTGGATTATTCACTTTTAATCGTATTGTTGGCGCTTTTGTTGGTTGTATTGCTGTTTATCCGCTTCAAACAAAGCGGAACGACACATAAAAAAACAACTAAGGTTGCCAAATCATCAATACATCATAACAAACCAAATCAAAAAGATGAGGATGTTGTTACTCCGGATTGGATGGATCAGGTCAATCAATCCGTTTCTAATACTGAACAACAGGATTGGGAATGGGGTGGTGGAGAGACCTCTGGCTCAACAGCATCAGTATCTGCCCAGGAAGTTGATCCTCTGACTGAATATCAGGTGTACAAACAGTTCGGTTATGAAAGCAAGGCTGCGGAGTCTTTAGCCGGGTATCTGAACGGATTAGGTGATGGAGCTCCCGAAAAGCTGGTTCATGAATTAATCGGGCTGAGTCTCCGTGTCGGTAATATCGATATGTTGGCTGATGCGTTGGAAAAACACGGATTGGTTTTGTCCGAAGAGAGTTTGGCTGAATACGTTAAGGTCGGTTTAATGACTGAGCCGACGCACTTGCGCCTGCGTGTTTTGGCGGAGGAGCGTTTGAGATGGAGCTTGCAGGAAATTGAGCGCAGAATTGGTGAAACTTCAGGAATAGAAGATTCTCCAGAATCGGATTCAACTTCATCAGATGATGTGCAGCACACTTCTCCAACTTCTCAAGCTTCAAAACGTTCTTTAATCGTGTTGGGAAAAAAAGAATTTAATGACATCACCCCTGAGGAAATGGGTGCAGTTATTGGGTTTGTTAAACCTGAGCACGGTGCGAAAATTTTGAAGGATAAGGTTGATTATAAAACGGCAGTACAACAATACAACCGTGCTATTCAAACCTCTCCAAAACCTGCCAGCTTAATTATTGATGCTTTGAAGTTGGACTACCAAAATGAAGAAATTGGTCAGTTTGCGCAACATTTATGGAAGCTTTATCACTCACTCGGCCAATATGGCCGCCAAGTGAAAGAACGTATGCTCGGCTGGGGATATAGTCTAGGCTATCATGAGGTTTTTGATGATTTGGAAAAGGGACCAAATGAGAACCGCGTAAAAGAAATCGGTTTGGCCAGAGGTTATTTGCAACCTACTTCTTTGCAAATGAAGGCAAAATACCGAGATTTGGTACAAAAAGACTCGTCCGTTATCAGCATGAATTCTTCACCTGCTGATGAGGCTCTAAAAGAAGTCGAGTCGCTATTGATGTATGGTCAGTTGGATTTGGCTGTTGATACTTTGGAGCAGGCCGTACTGCAATATCCGCAAGAGTCTCAGCTATATATCATGTTGTTTGATCTTTACGAAAGAGTTGAAGACTGGGCACGTTTGGAACATTTCTTACGCATCTTGCGTGAACGCGTTGTCAGTTTGCCGGAAGAGGTTATTTTGGCTATGAGCCGTTTGCTTCAACGCGTAAATCAATATTCAAAAAAATAA
- a CDS encoding response regulator → MDNLLPKIKTIRVMLCDMKEQQEAVFRMAFKMHNTTNYQIIGTGSAEKPDLVLVDTDTADGIETWKTLKIEYSDIPVAMFCSQEPSVETPYLPKPVKFDTLFPVLRSLAQGGNVFNPADSEAAKQNTQGNGSTEGRKATIKRFNPNKGLLGALKFASQGHQDIAVLHEGKPVLIVFPSIQRVLLTVNAHDLEGLCKDDDLSVVCKVVPDNPQWKEKAKVTIMSCLWQMAIWTAQGRLIYPMTPQTIFTLKRWPNLTRLAPVPESMRLSAFLTKTSVNLNILYKVMPLEMPDILNYLAATSVTGFLATDTEYAHNQTNVSEQVDVNSNVPDSQMVKDAEKIAGPSQEQPRGLLQRLMRKLLGKR, encoded by the coding sequence ATGGACAATCTGTTACCTAAAATTAAAACCATACGGGTTATGCTTTGTGATATGAAAGAGCAGCAGGAAGCTGTATTCCGTATGGCTTTCAAAATGCACAATACGACGAATTATCAAATTATTGGTACGGGTTCTGCTGAAAAGCCGGATTTGGTTCTGGTAGATACAGATACGGCTGACGGTATTGAGACTTGGAAAACGTTGAAAATTGAATATTCCGATATTCCAGTTGCGATGTTTTGCTCACAAGAACCTTCCGTGGAGACGCCATATCTCCCTAAACCGGTCAAATTTGATACCTTGTTTCCTGTATTGAGAAGTTTGGCTCAAGGTGGCAATGTTTTTAATCCTGCTGATAGTGAGGCAGCAAAACAAAATACTCAGGGTAATGGTAGTACCGAAGGGCGAAAAGCAACAATCAAACGGTTTAATCCGAATAAAGGATTGTTGGGAGCATTGAAGTTCGCTAGTCAAGGCCATCAGGATATTGCCGTTTTACATGAGGGCAAGCCGGTATTGATAGTTTTCCCAAGTATTCAGCGTGTTTTGTTGACTGTTAATGCGCATGATTTGGAGGGGCTTTGTAAAGATGACGATCTTTCTGTGGTATGCAAAGTAGTACCTGATAATCCTCAATGGAAGGAGAAAGCCAAAGTTACCATTATGTCTTGTCTGTGGCAGATGGCGATTTGGACTGCACAAGGTCGTCTGATTTATCCGATGACACCTCAAACTATTTTTACATTGAAACGTTGGCCCAATCTGACCAGGCTGGCTCCTGTGCCTGAATCTATGAGACTGTCCGCCTTTTTGACTAAAACATCGGTTAATCTGAATATCCTCTATAAGGTTATGCCGTTGGAGATGCCTGATATATTGAATTATCTTGCAGCTACCTCCGTAACCGGTTTCTTGGCAACGGACACTGAATACGCACACAATCAGACTAATGTTTCCGAACAAGTTGATGTAAATAGCAATGTGCCTGATAGTCAGATGGTAAAAGATGCTGAGAAGATTGCAGGACCGTCGCAAGAACAGCCACGCGGACTGCTGCAACGATTGATGCGTAAGTTATTGGGAAAACGATAA
- a CDS encoding ATP/GTP-binding protein has protein sequence MKENKIIFTGPVGVGKTTAISALSDEPPVQTDASASDMTLVRKGYTTVAMDYGVIHLDEEVKVHLYGTPGQERFNFMWEILSQGSMGLVLLLDNTRTNPLKDLQFFLEAFRELLKKAPLVVGVTKMDIRSLPSVDVYQKYLAQNNFNVPVFEIDARREDDVKQLVSAMLFSIDPGLEV, from the coding sequence ATGAAGGAAAATAAGATTATCTTTACCGGTCCGGTCGGAGTGGGTAAAACAACAGCTATTTCAGCTTTGTCGGATGAGCCTCCTGTGCAAACGGACGCATCAGCTTCCGATATGACATTGGTGCGAAAAGGTTATACTACTGTAGCAATGGATTATGGAGTTATTCATTTGGATGAAGAGGTGAAGGTCCACCTTTATGGTACACCGGGGCAGGAACGCTTTAATTTTATGTGGGAGATTTTAAGTCAAGGTAGTATGGGTTTGGTTCTACTTTTGGATAATACCCGTACTAACCCACTAAAAGACCTGCAATTTTTCTTAGAGGCTTTCCGTGAATTATTGAAAAAAGCCCCGCTGGTTGTCGGTGTCACCAAGATGGATATTCGATCATTGCCAAGCGTTGACGTTTATCAGAAATACTTGGCTCAAAACAATTTTAATGTGCCGGTATTTGAGATTGATGCTCGAAGAGAAGATGATGTAAAACAATTGGTAAGTGCAATGTTGTTCTCAATCGACCCGGGTTTAGAGGTATAA
- a CDS encoding peptidase M23, which translates to MESTLSLQSNLYPKVTPAGAYYAVTSDTPSASRTLLYSLLKASPTEVISSEKILAWADTSDINTALNLLYRLQRLEFLYGDENASNEDMHLTDEQLPSLLEQLSSSGKALLADENGLYFANANFHHEAAEELGLLASEVTKMDSSHRLLIRNNLHINNNAWGICDPSGQSELTFFPLYIGNTKLILVIGGMPDLNKEAFVTLVKVLYYRYGSR; encoded by the coding sequence ATGGAATCGACTCTTTCTTTACAATCAAATTTATATCCTAAAGTTACACCGGCAGGGGCATATTATGCGGTGACGAGTGATACTCCCAGTGCCAGCCGCACTTTGTTATATAGTTTGCTGAAAGCAAGCCCGACAGAGGTTATCAGCAGTGAGAAAATTTTGGCATGGGCAGATACGAGCGATATCAATACCGCTTTGAATTTACTGTACCGTCTACAACGCCTTGAATTTTTGTATGGTGATGAAAATGCCAGTAATGAGGATATGCATCTTACTGACGAGCAATTGCCTTCCTTATTGGAGCAACTTTCAAGCTCAGGTAAGGCATTATTGGCAGACGAGAACGGATTGTATTTTGCAAATGCGAATTTTCATCACGAGGCTGCCGAAGAGTTGGGGCTTTTGGCCAGTGAAGTGACAAAGATGGACAGCAGCCATCGCCTATTAATCCGTAATAATCTGCATATTAATAATAATGCATGGGGTATTTGCGATCCTTCAGGACAAAGTGAGTTGACTTTCTTCCCCTTATATATCGGTAATACCAAGTTGATTTTGGTTATCGGCGGTATGCCTGATTTGAACAAGGAGGCATTTGTAACCTTGGTCAAAGTTTTATACTACCGCTATGGAAGCCGTTAA
- a CDS encoding roadblock/LC7 domain-containing protein, with protein MQQLLISVLSDLNNTSPDITASAVISTDGLPIATMLPTHLNADRVGAMSATLLALGNRSVHELACGELDQVMVKGKTGYILLSQAGENAVLALMARESGKLGLILLDAKRAAKHIAEIL; from the coding sequence ATGCAACAATTATTGATTTCTGTATTGAGCGATTTGAATAATACCTCTCCTGATATTACTGCTTCAGCCGTTATTTCTACTGACGGTTTGCCTATTGCAACCATGTTGCCGACGCATTTAAATGCAGACCGTGTTGGTGCAATGTCGGCAACATTGCTGGCATTGGGTAACCGCTCCGTCCATGAGTTGGCTTGCGGTGAGCTTGATCAGGTCATGGTGAAAGGGAAGACAGGTTATATTTTGCTGAGTCAGGCAGGAGAAAACGCTGTTTTGGCTTTGATGGCAAGGGAAAGCGGTAAGCTGGGTTTGATTTTGTTAGATGCCAAGCGTGCTGCGAAGCATATTGCTGAAATTCTATAA
- the prmC gene encoding peptide chain release factor N(5)-glutamine methyltransferase: MTLDDWIRQSPLPRIEARMLLQKSGGYSRVQLIMQGAEAIPADVFVRLESLAERRLNGEPMAYIMGGREFYGRWFEVCPDVLIPRPETEHLVEAVIEHLPKNGRIWDLGTGSGAVAVTVALERKDAEVRASDISRQALVVACRNAENLGAAVEFASGSWFDTDKTSSEDKYRFDVIVSNPPYIEADDSHLNQGDLRFEPQTALTDFADGLTCIRELAQRAPEFLKEGGWLLLEHGYNQGRVVRQILSENGFTEIETRQDLAGLDRLTLGIRRHIE; the protein is encoded by the coding sequence ATGACATTAGATGACTGGATACGGCAGTCTCCACTACCGCGCATAGAGGCACGTATGCTTCTGCAAAAGTCAGGAGGTTACAGCCGTGTTCAATTAATAATGCAGGGAGCAGAAGCGATTCCGGCAGATGTTTTCGTGCGGTTGGAGAGTTTGGCGGAACGTCGTCTGAACGGTGAGCCAATGGCTTATATCATGGGTGGCCGGGAGTTTTATGGCCGTTGGTTTGAAGTCTGCCCTGATGTTTTGATTCCCCGTCCGGAAACCGAGCATTTGGTTGAAGCGGTTATCGAACATCTTCCGAAAAACGGACGGATTTGGGATTTGGGTACCGGTAGCGGAGCGGTTGCCGTTACGGTGGCATTGGAGCGGAAGGATGCAGAAGTACGCGCGTCTGATATTAGCAGGCAGGCTTTGGTTGTTGCCTGTCGAAACGCAGAAAATTTGGGCGCAGCAGTTGAGTTTGCATCAGGATCATGGTTTGATACAGATAAAACGTCGTCTGAAGACAAATATCGTTTTGACGTTATTGTTTCTAACCCTCCTTATATTGAGGCAGATGACAGCCATTTGAATCAAGGAGATTTGCGCTTTGAGCCTCAAACGGCATTGACCGATTTTGCCGACGGCTTGACCTGTATTCGGGAGCTGGCACAGCGTGCGCCTGAATTTTTGAAAGAGGGCGGGTGGTTGCTGTTGGAACATGGATATAACCAAGGTAGAGTGGTACGGCAGATTTTGTCGGAAAATGGTTTTACAGAGATTGAAACCCGACAGGATTTGGCCGGTTTAGACAGGCTGACTTTGGGCATCAGGCGACATATTGAATAA
- the xth gene encoding exodeoxyribonuclease III, whose amino-acid sequence MKITTWNVNSLNVRLPQVQNWLADHQPDVLVLQELKLDQDKFPAAALQMMGWHSVWSGQKTYNGVAIISRSEPQDVHVGLPTLPDDPQRRVISATVNGVRVINVYCVNGEALDSPKFQYKEQWFAALTEFVRDEMTRHEKLVLLGDFNIAPADADCYDPEKWHEKIHCSSIERQWFKNLLDLGLTDSLRQIHPEGAFYTWFDYRGAMFQRKLGLRIDHQLISPALSAVLKDVYVDLDARAQERPSDHAPVVAEFDL is encoded by the coding sequence ATGAAAATCACCACTTGGAACGTCAATTCCCTCAACGTGCGCCTGCCGCAGGTGCAAAACTGGCTTGCCGACCATCAGCCCGATGTCCTCGTCTTGCAAGAACTCAAGCTCGACCAAGACAAATTTCCTGCTGCCGCCCTGCAAATGATGGGCTGGCACAGCGTTTGGAGCGGACAAAAAACCTACAACGGCGTCGCCATCATCAGCCGCAGCGAACCGCAAGACGTGCACGTCGGTCTGCCTACCCTGCCCGACGACCCGCAACGCCGCGTCATCTCCGCAACCGTCAACGGCGTGCGCGTCATCAATGTCTATTGCGTCAACGGCGAAGCCCTCGACAGCCCGAAATTTCAATATAAAGAACAATGGTTTGCCGCATTGACTGAATTTGTCCGCGACGAAATGACCCGCCACGAAAAACTGGTCTTGCTCGGCGACTTCAATATCGCGCCCGCCGATGCCGACTGCTACGATCCTGAAAAATGGCATGAAAAAATCCACTGCTCATCCATCGAGAGACAGTGGTTCAAAAATCTGCTGGATTTGGGCTTGACCGACAGCCTGCGCCAAATCCACCCCGAAGGCGCGTTTTACACTTGGTTTGACTATCGCGGCGCAATGTTCCAACGCAAGCTCGGACTGCGCATCGACCACCAGCTCATCAGCCCCGCCCTGTCTGCCGTGTTGAAAGACGTTTATGTCGATTTGGACGCGCGCGCGCAAGAACGCCCGAGCGACCATGCGCCGGTCGTGGCTGAATTTGATTTGTAA
- a CDS encoding metalloregulator ArsR/SmtB family transcription factor — protein sequence METKRLSSLLKLIANPERMTILFMLMDSERSIAELSEALGQPATAVSNHLARLRSEGLIDFTRYHRIIEYRLVSEEAAAILDTLRHLENRKAA from the coding sequence ATGGAAACCAAACGTCTCTCTTCCCTTCTCAAACTCATCGCCAACCCCGAACGCATGACCATTTTGTTTATGCTGATGGACAGCGAACGCAGCATCGCCGAATTATCCGAAGCGCTCGGACAGCCTGCGACCGCCGTTTCCAACCACCTCGCGCGCCTGCGCTCCGAAGGTCTGATCGATTTCACCCGCTACCACCGCATCATCGAATACAGGCTGGTATCCGAAGAAGCCGCCGCAATCCTCGATACGCTGCGCCATTTGGAAAACCGTAAAGCCGCCTAA
- a CDS encoding lysophospholipid acyltransferase family protein encodes MYILITFFFKLFAAMPLRLLHALAGVLGCAVYYLRREDRERVFDNMRTAGLQPDEAAVKAVFRETVKGGLELPVAFFRRPESIEKLFVEVRGWEHVQAALDAGEGLLFITPHIGSYDLAGRYISQQLPFPLTAMYKPPKLKAMDEVMQAGRVRGKGKTAPTSIQGVKQVIKALRAGEATIILPDHVPAPEEGGDGVWAEFFCKPAFTMTLAGKLSQVKGVKALFFCGERLPQGRGFVLHIEPLRSELNGNKEHDARVINENTEYWIRRFPTQYLFMYNRYKQPAGAPEPPGHG; translated from the coding sequence ATGTATATTCTGATTACCTTTTTCTTCAAACTCTTCGCCGCCATGCCGCTGCGCCTGCTGCACGCATTGGCGGGCGTGTTGGGCTGCGCGGTTTATTATCTGCGCCGTGAGGATCGCGAACGCGTATTTGACAATATGCGGACGGCCGGTTTGCAGCCCGATGAAGCGGCGGTCAAGGCTGTGTTCCGCGAAACGGTCAAAGGCGGGTTGGAATTGCCCGTGGCTTTTTTCAGACGACCTGAAAGCATAGAAAAATTGTTTGTAGAAGTACGCGGATGGGAACATGTACAGGCTGCGTTGGATGCGGGCGAAGGATTGTTGTTTATTACCCCGCACATCGGCAGCTACGACCTTGCCGGACGGTATATCAGCCAACAGCTTCCGTTTCCACTTACGGCGATGTACAAACCGCCGAAGCTCAAAGCGATGGATGAAGTCATGCAGGCGGGGCGCGTACGCGGCAAAGGTAAAACCGCGCCGACCAGTATTCAAGGCGTTAAGCAGGTCATCAAAGCCTTGCGTGCGGGCGAAGCCACTATCATTTTGCCCGACCATGTCCCCGCGCCCGAAGAAGGTGGAGACGGTGTGTGGGCGGAGTTCTTCTGTAAACCGGCTTTTACCATGACGCTGGCAGGCAAGCTCTCGCAGGTAAAAGGGGTTAAGGCATTGTTTTTCTGCGGAGAACGCCTGCCGCAAGGACGCGGGTTTGTCCTACATATCGAACCTTTACGCAGCGAACTGAACGGCAATAAAGAACACGATGCGCGGGTAATCAATGAAAATACGGAATATTGGATACGCCGGTTCCCGACGCAATATCTGTTTATGTACAACCGCTACAAACAGCCCGCAGGTGCGCCGGAGCCTCCCGGGCATGGGTGA
- the glnE gene encoding bifunctional [glutamate--ammonia ligase]-adenylyl-L-tyrosine phosphorylase/[glutamate--ammonia-ligase] adenylyltransferase, which yields MSDNRLDTARRHSLFLARQLDNGKLKPEIFLPMLDKVLTEADFQAFADWDQIRAEENDEELARQLRELRRYVVSQIIVRDINRISDLNEVTRTITLFADFAVNTALDFAYAYYRDMYGTPIGRYTKSPQHLSVVAMGKAGGYELNVSSDIDLIFVYPKSGDTDGRRERGNQEFFTKVGQKLIALLNDITADGQVFRVDMRLRPDGDSGALVLSETALEQYLITQGREWERYAWCKGRVVTPYPNDIKSLVRPFVFRKYLDYSAYEAMRNLHRQIRSEVSKKGMADNIKLGAGGIREVEFIAQIFQMIRGGQMRALQLKGTQETLKKLAELGIMPSENVETLLAAYRFLRDVEHRLQYWDDQQTQTLPSSPEQQQLLAESMGFDSYAAFSDDLNVHRNKVNQLFNEILSEPEEQTQDNSEWQWAWQEKPDEEERQGRLKEHGFDAETIAARLDQIRHGHKYRHLSAHAQPRFDAIVPLLVQAAAEQNNPTDTLMRLFDFLENINRRSAYLAFLNEHPQTLAQLAQIMSQSSWVAAYLSKYPILLDELISAQLLDTAFDWQALAAALSDDLKACGGDTEAQMDTLRRFQHAQVFRLAVQDLAGLWTVESLSDQLSALADTILTAALPCAWADMPKKHRDTPQFAVVGYGKLGGKELGYASDLDLVYLYDDPHPDAGDVYSRLARRLTNWLSAATGAGSLYETDLRLRPNGDAGFLAHSIAAFEKYQRENAWTWEHQSLTRARFICGTPEIQTTFDRIRTEILTAERDQTALSGEIIEMREKMFPTHPPVDSNVKYARGGVVDVEFIVQYLILAHARQYPQLLDNYGNIALLNIAADCGLIGKTLAEQSRTAYRFYRQQQHNTKLRDAEKTEVTDELLSHYGNVRKLWREVFGEVAKLG from the coding sequence ATGTCCGACAACCGCCTCGACACCGCCCGCCGCCATTCCCTGTTCCTCGCCCGCCAGCTCGACAACGGCAAACTCAAGCCCGAAATTTTCCTGCCCATGTTGGACAAGGTTTTAACCGAAGCGGATTTCCAAGCCTTTGCCGATTGGGACCAAATCCGCGCGGAAGAAAACGATGAAGAATTGGCGCGGCAGTTGCGCGAGTTGCGCCGTTATGTCGTGTCGCAGATTATCGTGCGCGATATAAACCGCATCAGCGATTTAAACGAAGTAACCCGCACGATTACGCTGTTTGCCGATTTTGCCGTCAATACCGCGCTGGATTTCGCCTACGCCTATTATCGGGACATGTACGGCACGCCGATCGGGCGTTATACCAAATCGCCGCAGCATTTGAGCGTGGTGGCGATGGGCAAGGCGGGCGGCTATGAGTTGAACGTGTCTTCCGACATCGATTTGATTTTCGTCTATCCCAAATCGGGCGACACCGACGGCAGGCGCGAACGGGGCAATCAGGAGTTTTTCACCAAAGTCGGGCAGAAACTGATTGCGCTGCTGAACGACATCACCGCCGACGGGCAGGTGTTCCGCGTCGATATGCGGCTGCGGCCGGACGGCGATTCGGGCGCGCTGGTATTGAGCGAAACCGCGCTGGAGCAATACCTGATCACGCAGGGGCGTGAATGGGAACGCTATGCGTGGTGCAAAGGCCGCGTGGTTACCCCGTATCCGAACGACATCAAATCGCTGGTGCGCCCCTTCGTGTTCCGCAAATATCTGGATTACAGCGCGTATGAAGCGATGCGCAACCTGCACCGCCAAATCCGCAGCGAAGTCAGCAAAAAAGGCATGGCAGACAACATCAAACTCGGCGCGGGCGGCATCCGCGAAGTCGAATTTATCGCCCAGATTTTCCAAATGATACGCGGCGGGCAAATGCGCGCGCTGCAACTGAAAGGCACGCAGGAAACGCTGAAGAAGCTTGCCGAGCTGGGCATCATGCCGTCTGAAAACGTCGAAACCCTGCTTGCCGCCTACCGCTTCCTGCGCGACGTCGAACACCGCCTGCAATACTGGGACGACCAGCAAACCCAAACCCTGCCCTCCTCGCCCGAACAGCAGCAACTGCTCGCCGAAAGCATGGGTTTCGACAGCTACGCCGCCTTTTCAGACGACCTCAACGTTCATCGTAACAAGGTCAATCAGTTGTTCAACGAAATTTTGAGCGAACCCGAAGAACAAACACAGGACAACAGCGAATGGCAGTGGGCATGGCAGGAAAAACCCGACGAAGAAGAGCGGCAAGGCCGTCTGAAAGAACACGGGTTCGATGCCGAAACCATCGCCGCAAGGCTCGACCAAATCCGGCACGGTCATAAATACCGCCATCTCTCCGCACACGCCCAGCCGCGTTTCGACGCCATTGTGCCGCTGTTGGTACAGGCGGCGGCAGAGCAAAACAACCCGACCGATACGCTGATGCGGCTGTTTGACTTCCTCGAAAACATCAACCGCCGCTCCGCCTATCTCGCCTTTCTCAACGAACATCCGCAAACCCTGGCGCAACTGGCGCAGATTATGAGCCAAAGCTCATGGGTGGCGGCGTATCTAAGCAAATATCCGATTCTGCTGGACGAACTCATCAGCGCGCAGCTTTTGGATACCGCGTTCGACTGGCAAGCCCTTGCCGCCGCCCTTTCAGACGACCTCAAAGCCTGCGGCGGCGACACCGAAGCGCAAATGGACACCCTGCGCCGCTTCCAGCACGCCCAAGTCTTCCGCCTCGCCGTCCAAGACCTCGCCGGACTGTGGACGGTAGAATCCCTCTCCGACCAACTCTCCGCCCTCGCCGACACCATCCTCACCGCCGCCCTGCCGTGCGCATGGGCGGACATGCCCAAAAAACACCGCGACACCCCGCAATTCGCCGTCGTCGGCTACGGCAAACTCGGCGGCAAAGAACTCGGCTACGCCTCCGACCTCGACCTCGTCTACCTCTACGACGATCCCCACCCCGACGCGGGCGACGTGTACAGCCGCCTCGCCCGCCGCCTGACCAACTGGCTTTCCGCCGCCACCGGCGCAGGCAGCCTCTACGAAACCGACCTGCGCCTGCGCCCCAACGGTGACGCCGGCTTCCTCGCCCACAGCATCGCCGCCTTCGAAAAATATCAGCGCGAAAACGCATGGACATGGGAACACCAATCCCTCACCCGCGCCCGTTTTATTTGTGGCACACCCGAAATTCAGACGACCTTCGACCGCATCCGCACCGAAATCCTCACCGCCGAACGCGACCAAACCGCCTTGTCAGGCGAAATCATCGAAATGCGCGAAAAAATGTTCCCCACCCATCCGCCGGTTGACAGCAACGTCAAATACGCGCGCGGCGGCGTGGTCGACGTCGAATTTATCGTCCAATACCTCATCCTTGCCCATGCCCGCCAATATCCGCAACTCCTCGACAACTACGGCAACATCGCCCTCTTGAACATCGCCGCCGACTGCGGCCTCATCGGCAAAACCCTCGCCGAACAAAGCCGCACCGCCTACCGCTTCTACCGCCAGCAGCAACACAACACCAAACTGCGCGACGCAGAAAAAACCGAAGTAACCGACGAATTGCTGTCCCATTACGGCAATGTCAGGAAATTGTGGCGGGAAGTGTTCGGGGAGGTGGCGAAGCTCGGATAA